A stretch of Henckelia pumila isolate YLH828 chromosome 4, ASM3356847v2, whole genome shotgun sequence DNA encodes these proteins:
- the LOC140866311 gene encoding eukaryotic translation initiation factor 4G-like isoform X1, with amino-acid sequence MSHNQSRADRIESTQHKKTGRSGGFNQQQRQFSGSVSSKGGGGTSSAPLNSSNRGVKKYNGNAPGVQSTPRSPNVSTVSSNSYTSQALQNDVHKQQPAYRLSDAPVTNSASSVDPMGATPQQLNQVVPRPPSSDISVAAQSFNPSTISSEPQAPTTPAKSPGDASRSFPLQFGSISPGFMNGVQIPARTSSAPPNLDEQKKDQLRHQSLRTATPAKPISSIPKQLPTKKDAGTFDQSNAGESQPVSMSRRETQVSVSPPMAQTQKPSALSVTGMPMQLQYHQPQVTVQFGGPNPQIQSQSMSGTSMQLPMPMSMPLPLGNPSVQQPMFVSSLLPHPLQAQGMMHQGQALNFPSQMGPQLPSQLGNLGMNMVPQFPQQQAVKYNSSRKTVKITHPDTHEELRLDGSPGPRSHSNVTPQSQHIPSFPPNHPMNFYPNPYNATSFYFPAAGSVPPNSTQVPPTSQPPKFYNQVTMKPAIDPHGEKEVLQPTSSLSVGKAQSLKTSKSHLDDSAWPQTEIGSSASGVLPESKPGAGTSLTSERASGSVDVEANVPTTSVVTFAAAEGFASKSTTLAEESGDGVVVPDPIKDEHKKSDNKSHQDQVSWQSNSHSKYPPLLSETGAVEAKSSSRRTDIVSEPVKELLSTTVVASSEASNCSSEGTAERKTSDTPRSIGTSHISSRQLKPDTDCGKEKTLLLTDQNSLDASKKLLSLESSEICKIEERLLQEVASTTDGLLEGAKQKTEEPSVCCYDDTKADDHVFESTQAAYCESVENSASVNSLSSQDINIKLSDMPLRMPENINTRPAAVDLESSPGLVTSLEGALMYENEDNDSNSYGTVSSSPVIPNEKILSDTNVQKSVVPKVKRKKKELYRKAEAAGTSSDIYMAYKGPEEKKENAMLPEDLENILSSGIKLTSVDVPDQNASLTEKPALIRVEPDDWENAAEIPTPQLETSNNGIQSDDIDGGGLVITRYSRDFLFKFAEQCTDLPEGFEIASDIAVALMAPNVQFSREPHHSPGRNIDRPTGGSRLDRRGSDLGDEDKWNKFPGPLVSGRGDTRVDVGNVGNVAGFRNSQGGNYGVPRNQRGQTTVHYSGPILSGPIQPLGPQGGLQRNNSDSDRWQRGTSFQKGLIPSPQTPLQVMHKADKKYEIGKITDEEEAKQRQLKSILNKLTPQNFEKLFEQVKQVNIDNFVTLSGVISQIFDKALMEPTFCEMYANFCFHLAADLPNLKVENETITFKTLLLNKCQEEFERGEREEEEANKVEEEGENMLTAEEREVKRLQARRRMLGNIRLIGELYKKKMLTARIMHECINKLLGQYQAPDEENIEALCKLMSTIGEMIDHPKAKEHMDAYFDIMAKLSNNMKLSSRVRFMLKDVIDLRKNRWQQRRKVEGPKKIEEVHRDAAQERQAQASRLGRVPSMGSSVRRGPPVDFAPRTPSMLPSPNAQMSGFRAVQPQTRGYGSQDVRTEERHSLESRTMSVPLSQRPLGDEPITLGPQGGLARGMSFRGQQSAPSIPLPEMLNPGDARRMGPGLNGFNSMPDRYGQREDFTPRYMPDMFAAPPNYDLSLPPEQKVAYGNREIRNTDHGFDRSLPASPPSRGLPPLSMHDVSSETVWPEERLRDKSLAAIKEFYSARDENEVALCIKDLNTPSFYPSMISIWVTDSFERRDMERDLLTKLLISLVKRQDGTLNKDQLIKGFESVLSVLEDAVHDAPRAAEFLSRVLAQVILENIVALSAIGRLIYEGGEEQGRLVEIGLAGEVLGGVLEIIKSEKGDSVLNEIRSSSNLQLENFRPPGSKKSWRLDKFI; translated from the exons ATGTCCCATAATCAATCAAGGGCTGACAGGATTGAGTCTACGCAACACAAGAAAACAGGTCGATCTGGAGGCTTCAATCAGCAGCAGCGCCAATTTTCCGGGAGCGTCTCCAGCAAGGGTGGTGGTGGTACCTCCTCCGCCCCCTTAAATTCTTCTAATCGTGG TGTTAAGAAATATAATGGCAATGCACCAGGAGTGCAGTCAACGCCAAGAAGCCCGAATGTGAGTACGGTTTCTAGTAATTCATATACATCACAGGCGCTGCAGAATGATGTTCATAAACAGCAGCCGGCCTACA GATTGTCTGATGCACCAGTTACCAATTCAGCTTCCAGTGTCGATCCTATGGGTGCTACACCTCAACAACTCAACCAAGTTGTTCCAAGGCCTCCATCTTCTGATATTTCTGTTGCAGCTCAGTCATTCAATCCTTCTACTATTAGTTCTGAACCCCAGGCCCCTACTACACCTGCAAAAT CTCCAGGAGATGCATCAAGGTCATTTCCCTTGCAGTTTGGATCCATTAGTCCTGGTTTTATGAATGGCGTGCAG ATACCTGCTCGAACAAGCTCTGCACCACCAAATTTGGATGAGCAAAAAAAGGATCAG CTCCGGCATCAATCTTTAAGGACTGCGACTCCTGCAAAACCAATTTCATCCATACCCAAACAGCTTCCGACAAAGAAGGATGCTGGGACTTTTGACCAATCTAATGCTGGTGAATCTCAGCCAGTGTCCATGTCTAGGAGGGAAACTCAAGTTTCTGTTTCACCACCCATGGCTCAAACTCAGAAGCCTTCTGCACTCTCTGTAACCGGCATGCCCATGCAGCTACAATATCACCAGCCACAAGTAACTGTTCAATTCGGCGGTCCCAATCCACAAATTCAATCTCAGTCTATGTCAGGAACATCAATGCAATTGCCGATGCCTATGTCTATGCCCTTACCACTGGGTAACCCATCAGTGCAGCAGCCAATGTTTGTTTCAAGTCTTCTGCCACATCCACTGCAGGCTCAAGGAATGATGCATCAGGGACAGGCCTTGAACTTTCCATCACAAATGGGTCCTCAGTTACCTTCTCAGTTGGGAAACTTGGGAATGAATATGGTCCCACAGTTTCCTCAGCAGCAGGCTGTCAAATATAACAGTTCTCGTAAAACCGTGAAGATCACTCATCCAGACACTCATGAAGAGTTGAGGCTTGATGGCTCACCTGGTCCAAGGTCACATTCTAACGTGACGCCTCAATCACAGCATATTCCATCGTTTCCTCCCAATCACCCAATGAATTTTTATCCCAATCCTTACAATGCCACTTCTTTCTATTTTCCTGCTGCTGGCTCTGTTCCTCCTAATAGTACTCAGGTTCCGCCCACTTCTCAGCCACCGAAATTTTATAATCAG GTAACTATGAAGCCAGCCATTGACCCTCATGGGGAGAAAGAGGTATTACAACCTACAAGTTCTTTATCCGTTGGAAAGGCGCAGTCTTTGAAGACTTCAAAGTCGCACCTGGATGATTCGGCCTGGCCACAAACAGAAATTGGATCCTCAGCTTCTGGTGTTTTGCCAGAGTCAAAGCCTGGAGCAGGAACATCATTGACATCTGAGCGGGCATCAGGTTCTGTTGATGTAGAGGCTAATGTGCCCACCACTTCGGTTGTTACATTTGCTGCTGCTGAGGGTTTTGCATCAAAGTCAACCACCTTGGCTGAGGAATCAGGTGATGGAGTAGTTGTGCCTGATCCCATAAAAGATGAACATAAAAAATCAGACAACAAGAGCCACCAGGATCAG GTCAGCTGGCAATCAAACTCTCATTCAAAGTATCCTCCTCTACTTTCAGAAACTGGAGCTGTAGAAGCTAAATCTTCTTCACGGAGAACTGATATTGTATCTGAACCTGTGAAGGAATTGTTGTCAACAACTGTAGTTGCGTCTTCTGAGGCTTCCAATTGTTCGAGTGAAGGTACTGCAGAAAGGAAAACCAGCGACACACCTAGGAGTATAGGCACCTCACACATAAGCAGCAGACAGTTAAAACCTGACACGGATTGTGGAAAGGAGAAGACATTGTTGCTCACTGATCAGAATAGTTTGGATGCATCAAAGAAACTTCTTTCTTTAGAATCATCAGAAATTTGTAAAATAGAGGAGAGATTATTGCAGGAGGTTGCATCTACCACAGATGGTTTATTGGAAGGGGCAAAGCAAAAGACAGAAGAGCCTTCAGTTTGCTGCTATGATGATACCAAAGCGGATGATCATGTATTTGAGTCTACTCAAGCAGCATATTGTGAAAGTGTTGAGAATTCTGCGTCTGTGAACAGTTTATCTTCACAagatattaatattaaattgtCAGATATGCCTTTACGCATGCCTGAGAACATTAACACAAGGCCTGCTGCGGTGGATCTGGAGTCTTCCCCTGGTTTAGTCACATCTCTTGAAGGTGCTTTGATGTATGAAAATGAAGACAATGACTCAAATAGTTATGGCACGGTTTCTTCTTCTCCAGTTATCCCCAATGAGAAAATCTTGTCAGATACAAATGTGCAAAAAAGTGTTGTGCCCAAAGTTAAGAGGAAAAAGAAAGAGTTGTACAGAAAAGCAGAAGCTGCCGGTACGAGTTCTGATATTTATATGGCTTACAAAGGTCCTgaggaaaagaaagaaaatgcgATGCTCCCAGAGGATTTAGAAAACATTTTAAGTTCTGGCATCAAGCTGACATCTGTTGATGTACCTGACCAAAATGCCTCGTTAACTGAGAAACCTGCTCTGATCAGAGTTGAGCCAGATGACTGGGAAAATGCTGCCGAAATCCCTACTCCACAGTTAGAAACATCAAATAATGGAATTCAGAGCGATGATATAGATGGCGGAGGATTGGTGATAACACGGTACTCTCGAGATTTCCTGTTCAAATTTGCAGAGCAATGTACTGATCTCCCAGAAGGATTTGAAATTGCTTCTGATATTGCGGTTGCATTGATGGCACCTAATGTCCAATTTTCACGTGAGCCACACCACAGTCCTGGACGAAATATTGATAGGCCAACTGGAGGGTCGAGGTTGGATCGTCGTGGAAGTGATTTGGGGGACGAGGACAAATGGAATAAATTTCCCGGACCCCTTGTGTCAGGTAGAGGAGATACGCGGGTAGATGTTGGTAATGTGGGTAATGTTGCCGGGTTTCGAAATAGTCAGGGAGGCAATTATGGTGTTCCGAGGAATCAACGGGGTCAGACAACGGTCCACTATTCTGGGCCCATTCTCTCCGGGCCAATTCAGCCCCTTGGTCCCCAGGGAGGTCTGCAAAGAAATAACTCCGATTCTGACCGATGGCAACGAGGAACTAGTTTCCAGAAGGGTTTGATTCCTTCTCCTCAGACTCCACTACAAGTCATGCACAAAGCTGACAAAAAGTATGAGATTGGTAAGATCACTGATGAGGAAGAAGCAAAACAGAGGCAGTTAAAATCCATCTTGAACAAGCTTACGCCACAAAACTTTGAGAAGCTGTTCGAGCAAGTGAAACAAGTGAACATTGACAATTTTGTCACTTTGTCGGGGGTGATCTCCCAGATTTTTGATAAAGCTCTGATGGAGCCCACCTTTTGCGAAATGTATGCCAACTTCTGTTTTCACCTTGCAGCAGATTTACCTAATTTGAAAGTGGAGAATGAAACAATCACTTTCAAAACTCTGCTGCTGAACAAATGTCAAGAGGAATTTGAGAGGGGAGAAAGAGAGGAAGAGGAGGCAAATAAAGTAGAAGAAGAAGGTGAAAATATGCTTACAGCAGAAGAGAGAGAAGTGAAGAGACTCCAAGCACGGAGACGCATGTTGGGTAATATTAGACTAATTGGAGAGCTGTACAAGAAAAAAATGTTAACTGCAAGGATAATGCATGAGTGCATTAATAAGTTGTTGGGTCAGTATCAGGCTCCTGATGAGGAAAATATCGAAGCGCTGTGCAAATTGATGAGCACTATTGGTGAGATGATAGATCATCCTAAAGCAAAGGAACACATGGATGCCTATTTTGACATTATGGCTAAGCTGTCAAACAATATGAAGTTGTCATCTAGGGTAAGGTTCATGCTTAAAGATGTTATTGATCTTAGAAAGAACAGGTGGCAGCAGAGGAGGAAGGTTGAAGGTCCAAAAAAAATTGAGGAGGTACACAGAGACGCTGCTCAAGAGAGGCAGGCACAAGCTAGTAGGCTAGGCCGTGTTCCGAGTATGGGTAGCTCTGTCAGACGGGGCCCACCTGTTGATTTTGCTCCTCGAACTCCTAGTATGTTGCCTTCTCCAAATGCCCAGATGAGCGGCTTTCGTGCTGTCCAACCTCAGACACGGGGTTATGGTTCTCAGGATGTTAGGACGGAGGAGAGGCATTCCCTTGAGAGTAGGACAATGTCTGTTCCTCTGTCTCAGAGACCTCTCGGGGATGAACCTATAACTCTTGGGCCTCAAGGTGGTCTTGCAAGGGGAATGTCTTTCAGGGGGCAGCAATCAGCACCTAGTATTCCGTTGCCTGAGATGCTGAATCCTGGAGATGCAAGGAGGATGGGACCTGGTCTGAATGGATTCAATTCCATGCCAGATCGTTATGGCCAAAGAGAGGATTTCACACCAAGATATATGCCAGATATGTTTGCTGCTCCGCCCAATTATGACCTGTCACTTCCCCCAGAGCAAAAAGTTGCCTATGGGAATAGAGAAATTAGAAATACAGATCATGGCTTTGATAGATCTCTTCCTGCTTCTCCACCTAGTCGTGGTTTACCCCCCTTAAGTATGCATGACGTATCTTCAGAAACAGTGTGGCCGGAAGAGCGCCTGCGGGACAAGTCCTTGGCTGCAATTAAGGAGTTCTACAG TGCAAGAGACGAAAATGAAGTTGCTTTAtgcatcaaggatctgaatACCCCCAGCTTTTATCCATCTATGATATCTATCTGGGTCACCGATTCTTTTGAGAGAAGAGACATGGAAAGAGATCTCTTGACAAAGCTGCTTATTAGCCTCGTAAAACGTCAAGATGGCACGTTAAACAAGGATCAGCTCATCAAAGG GTTTGAATCTGTTCTCTCTGTCCTGGAGGATGCTGTACACGATGCCCCTAGAGCAGCAGAGTTTCTAAGTCGTGTTCTTGCACAAGTTATATTGGAAAACATTGTCGCACTTTCTGCAATTGGGCGTTTGATATATGAAGGTGGAGAGGAGCAAGGACGACTCGTAGAAATCGGGCTTGCGGGTGAAGTTCTTGGAGGTGTCTTGGAGATCATCAAATCAGAAAAAGGTGATTCAGTATTGAACGAGATTCGTTCAAGCTCTAATCTGCAGCTTGAAAACTTCAGGCCTCCGGGCTCAAAAAAATCTTGGAGATTAGATAAGTTCATTTAG